ACTCGCCTTGCTTTTATCTCTGAAATAGGCTAATAATGCCTCCTTCAAAATGTTGTGGTAGAAGAATCTTGGCATCTTCCAAGATGCTTCTGGCTGTATGGCCTGTTTCCATACGCAGTGTAAAGCAGTGTGGTATCTGAGAGCTTTGGGGCAGAGGGAGGTGGTGCTGGTTTATAGTATTGCTGCAATGATTTGTCCTTCTAGAAATTAGAATTGGAAGAGCCAGACAGCGCCAACTCATCCTTCTACAGCACGCAGTCTGCTCCTGCTTCCCAGGCCAACTTGCGAGCCACTTCCTCCACTCAGTCTCTGGCCCGCTTGGGTTCTCCTGATGATGGCAACTCCGCTCTGCTTAGCCTGCCTGGCTACCGGCCTACCACACGAAGCTCTGCTCGTCGCTCCCAGGCCAGGATGTCCAGTGGGGCCCCCCAAGGTGAGGAAATTACAGGAATTTACCAGAATCCCAGTCTAGACTGGAAGCAAATCTTGGCCTGGAAAAGAGGCAAGCTTCCAAAAGCTCAAGGCAGGCCTCCTTACTATGCCAGAGCTGCTTCCCCTCACTCACCTGTGCCATCTCCTATCTAGGACTGCAAGGGAACACACTGAACCAGGGATGCTCACTAGTTAAGATTTCCACACAGTTCCTAGTGCGAGTTGATTCTTGGGGGAGTCCTCCAGGCTGCTGTCTGAGAAACAGTGGGCTTGGTAAAGTCAGGCTGCCCAGCAGTTTCTTGGAAGTTGTCCTTAGGATCTAGGGACCCTCCCCGGTTATCAATTCATGACCCTCAGTTTCTCTTGGTGTGGGGCACCAAGCTTTGGCAAGTGAATAAGATGCTACAGCCTCTGGTCATGAACTCTTTCTGATCTCCCCTGAGAAAGCACCTCCATGAGACAAATGGTTTGGTACGGCACTTTTGCTGTGCAACATCAATACAGAACTTGTGTATCTAGCCCGAAGTCCCCACTCCCAGAAAGGTGGGAGTGAACAGTGGCAACAAAAGCCTGGCCAGATTAGTAGACGGTGTATTAGCTGCCGTGTTTGCCCTAACTTTCTGTGCTCCATAGGGAGGAATAGCTTCTACATGGGCACTTGCCAGGATGAGCCCGAGCAGCTGGATGATTGGAACCGCATCGCAGAGTTGCAGCAGCGCAACCGAGTATGCCCCCCGCACCTGAAGACCTGCTACCCTCTGGAGTCCAGGGTGAGATGTGAGGTCACCTCAAGACCTTCCACACTGACTTTAGTGGCTAGCCTGAATATCTAGTCATAGATATTTTTGGTCTACTGGGAAGGTCATTCTACTGGAAGGTCATGGAATAGCTGTCACTCAGGAGTGAAGTCAGATATGACTGTGCTTGGAATTGTTAGCTATCCATCAAGTATAGGTCAACATGaacaacaggaaggaaggagtttTAAGAATCCAGCTTTAGCCCTAGTTCTTGCTCTATACAGTTGGGCCCATTGACTGTTGCCTCTTGTCCCATGCAGCCTACCCTGAGCCTGGCCACCATCACTGATGAGGAGATgaagactggagaccccagggaaaCCTTGCGTAGAGCCAGCATGCAGCCAGCTCAGATTGCTGAGGGTGTTGGCATAACTACCAGGCAGCAGCGCAAACGAGTTTCCTCTGAGACCCACCAGGGCCCTGGCACTCCTGAGGTAGATGATGTGTGCATCTATTTTGTCTTTAGCACTATACCCAGGCATGAACCAGCCCACCAAATCTTAGTGATAGGGAAGTCTCTTTCCAAGGGCAGATATACAGACCGTTGGAAAGGCCTTTGTCAGAAGTAGGGAGAGCATGTCCTTTTGCCATTATCTGCCCAATTATCTTGTCTCACAGTCCAAGAAAGCTACCAGCTGCTTTCCACGCCCCATGACCCCCAGGGACCGGCATGAAGGACGTAAGCAGAGCAGCACTGCTGACACCCAGAAGAAAGCAGCTCCAGTTCTCAAACAGGTTAGTCCAGGAcccaaggggaagaaggaaggccaagtgAAGCCTTGCTGGCAGAGCTCAAAAGTAGCAGTCTGACAGACCTTCCCCATAGGCGGACCGGCGTCAGTCAATGGCTTTCAGCATCCTTAACACACCTAAGAAGCTGGGAAATAGTCTTCTAAGGCGAGGAGCTTCAAAGAAGACCCCAGCAAAGGTCTCCCCCAATCCTCGCAGTGGAACCCGCCGTTCTCCACGCATTGCCACCACCACAACTGGCACTGCTACTGTTGCCACCACTCCTCGGGCCAAGGGCAAGGTAACGCAGTAGAAGGAAGACCATCCTCTAGACTACTCCATAGGGCAGCATTCGAGGCAAGCCCAAACCAAACCACTGGAGGAGGGTGGGATGCAAGAGGTATCTCTGTCTTGGCTAGCCACTCATAATTGAGGACCCCACATTTCTTAGGTGTGGCTGGCAACTCATAACTTAATGTAGGTGTTTATGAGACCCCAAAAAGGAAGAGGTCCAGCCAGGGGTTTTGTGAACTAGTCAATAGAGGTTGGCAACACAGGACTTAATCTGGCCAAGTGactgtcttttccttttcagGTGAAGCATTAAAGAGTCAGCACCAGTGCTTACGTGGCCCCACTGCATTGTCAGCACTGACCTTGCTTGGTCCTTTCCCTCCTGCTGTCCCTCAGTGccttctctcagctcccaggccaATGGCGGCCAGCCTTCCCCAAGACAATGAGGTTTGCCTGCACCCTGGCCTGCTACCTGGACTTTGCCTGGTGCCTTCTAGGCGTCTTTCAGAGATGGCCCAGGAGGCTTGGAGCTTGGACAGTGTGTGGTCTTCTCCCTATCTTgcctcctgattttttttttctccctccgtTGTTGTTTTGGAAAAAAGTCTACTTTTCCATCTAACTAGATTGAGACTGGATTCTTTAGCCCAGTCTTCCTTAGTCTCTGGACCTAGAAGGGACCATTGGAGAAGCAGGCTCTGCTTCTCTGTTGTTCCTGGTGGCTGGGCCTTAGCAGGGGTCTTTGCTCTTGAAGCCCAGGATTGGGCATGACCTGGTAGGAGCCTCTGTTCTTACCTATTTCCATATACAGCTGCCTGGAGGATGCTTTTTTTCCAGGACAGATAGGTTCTGGATCTCAGGGGTGAGATAGGGGGCAGCCTTCAATGGCAGCTCATACTTCACCTTCCCCAGACTTGCACTGGGGTAGGATATGGAACGATGGGGAGGTTTTTAAGGGCCGGGGATGGATCTTTTCTAAATGTTATTACTTGTAAATAAAGTCTATTTTTCTCCCTTGAGTGCTAAGCTCTTTGGGTCAGTATGAGGAAAAAGGGGAAATTGCAGCTCTTTGGAGCCTGTGTTTGGTCTTTCTGGCCCCTGTTCCTAACTAGTATTATGGACTGTTGCAGGGGTTCATGttattctgaatttttatttgGCAAGAGGCAGTGTCTCATGCTGCCTGAGTCAGGCAGAGTTCCTGAGGACAGTACCAGGGTCTAAATAAAAATGAGACCTTGAGCTGCTGCAGCTTTATGAGTACTCAGTGTGGGCCCTGCAGAGACACAGACTGACATATACAGTTGTGACCTGACGCAGCCACTGTTCCGTCCTTGCCTTGGGGACAGTACATTAGGGGCAAACTAGGAAAACAAAATCACATGTAAAGATTGAAGTCAGTGCAGATAGTGGTCAGAGCTGAGTGGATGTTGCCAAAGTTATATCTCAACTAGGCTTCGGGTTAACCTTTTTGATTGGTACAGGATGTAGAAATCTGCCAGATAGGCATCTCAATTTCACGTTAAGTGTAAGCAGAGCTATCACTTGGCTAAGGTGTCATCAGGTCTCAGAGGTTCCAGAACACCAGTGGGATGAATAAGACATCAGAAAAGGTAAACTGGATGGATGGACAGGAGGACAAACAGGAAGAACTCTAAGGACTTAATTACTATGATAATCTAGGGTAGAAGTGAAGCTTGAGTTTGAGGTTCAGCAGCAGAAAGGCAATCACAGCCTATGGTGTAGACTCCACCCTCCAGGTAGATGAGAGCCAGGCTCTGGTCAAGGTCATGGTGTGGTTGGCTTTATGCAACCCCTGGGCCTGCTGATCTGGATACTGGGCTGTGGCTAGAGAGGGTTTCTTGAGAAGGGGACGGAGCTGTCTTCAACCCATCCTGGAGAAGTAAATGCACACATGGTCAGAGCTAAGGAAGAGCTCTTGCCATCACTTGCTGTCACTGCAGTCCCATGTTCCTTGCTTCCACCTCTGGTAGATCTCAAAACAGTCACTAGCTTACAGGTTGTACTGGAAAAGCCAATCCTTCCTTCCCCAGGTAGTAGCGTTCCTCCCATCCCTGGATGCCTTCTTTCAGGTTCCTTACCCAGAGCTGGGCCAGAATGATGTGATACTGGGCCACTTGTCCAGGATCCACAAACAAACAGGAGAAGTTGGTACTTCGTAGGGTGGGGCTCAGTTCTTCCAGCACCAAGGCCCTGTGCAGCCAGGTGCTTGTGTTCCTGTGCTCGCGACTGGAAAGCAGAAGGAAATCGTGAGAGGGTTGCCGGAGTTGGGGAGGAGGAAGGTCTTTCTTGTAGCCCCACTGCTAGGTCCCTTACCTTGTGTGGCCCTCCTTCAGCCGGCCTGGGAGGTGCTCAATGAAGGAACCATTGCCCAGCCAGTAGAGGATGCTGAAGTAGGGGAAGCGGCTGCAGGCAGTACAGGACAAGGTCAGAGTTCCATCTAGGAGCACATTTGACTGTTAGTTATTCTATAAAACAGAGGCCCCTATCCTGCCAAGCTCCACTTAGTCATAAATCAGAAACATAAGACCTGTGTCCTACCTACATAGGAAAATTGCAACCTAGGCCCTGTGAGGTTCTACATTGCCTATGTCTGAGTTCTCTTCTATAGGAACCATCTGGGAAGCTGGGCAGTAGAatggtgaacacagagacaagtTGGTCTGGCCTGGTGCTTCTTGGCAGGTTGGAAGTAACACTCCCAAGtcaaacccccaccccccaactctgtATTCACAGCCTGCTTCTGGCAACTGTATCCTCTTGGGCTCCCATACTTGTTGCTTACTCAGTGGCACTTCTTTTTCTGGCCAAATCACATCCAGTGCTGGGTACTGCTTAGTTGGGACTGCTGGAGACCAGGAAGAGCATGGGTCTTTTGAGCTTCCAGTTAAGACAGTGGCAGTTGTCTGAGGTGCAGATGTGGCTCTGGCCAAAATGACATGGACATACAAAAGCAGGACCCACCAAGAACTGGGGCCTGAGGAACAAACAGTTACAGCTGTAAATAAAACTGAAGCTCAGCTTTCTAGCACCCATCTTAGTTGGGGACAAGCTGCTACCTGGGTAGGAACAGACCTCGACCCAGATACTCCTAGGTTCTCACCAGGAACCTGAGTGGGTGGAGACCGTTTAGCCCCCACCCCTCGGCTCTGCTGAATGTAGTGCAAAGGAGCCTTGAAATGGAGCCAGAACCAAAGTAGCTACATAGGCGCTTACAGCAATGGAAGAATTGGATGGAACttccttggggtggggggtgttgggTAGCAGAGTTAGCCACATAGCTCCATTCCTTTAAGAGCCACAAAGCCTAATGTCCCACCTGCTGTCCAGCAGTGTCTCATGGTCATGATGACTTGCAAGCAAGTCTGGTGTCTGTGACTTCCtctggaaaaaaataagtaaaagtcaGCTAGCcctacatctgtgttctttccctcAGGCAGTGTTACTGACACCCATTTGAGCTGGTAGTTTAGAGGGCAGACCTGTAGCCACCAGCTGGGCTATCCACACTTAAGGCACTGCTGGTGTTAATAGTAACAATTTTCTCTCATACCAGCTCCAAACAGCACTTATATAACTTATACCCCCTTAGGAAGGAGAGAAAGTACTAAAAGCCAGGGACTTACCTGGGAAGCAACAGTCCGTTTGCCAGCTTGCCAGCCTCCTTCTGGGAAGGGCAGGCAGCAGTCAGCTTCTAGGAAATCGAGCACCTATTTTCACTTTCACTTTCTTAGCTAGGAATCCCAATCGAAAGCAGGCTGTTCCGAATGGGCCCCTCTCCAAACTCACAGGAATCCTCTATCTACCTCACCCCTCTCTCTAAGGTTAGCGAAGGGGTGAGAAAGATGAGTCTCTCACAGGTCTGTACCTGTCTTGCCCCTTCCACCCTTCACAGCCAACTTTCCTTTCTCCAGAACAAACTCCAAGGAGGCAGTATTTATTAGTACTGGGAACCCCAAATTGAACCACTGACCTTTTTACATTCAGTGCCTCACTGGCCCATTAATATCGTAGTTTCTCTCAAgctcccccactcccatccctcaccccaaGGTCAGGTGTATCACTTAACACCAGCCTTcacacacagccacagccactTGTACAGGTTCGTTTTCAGTAAATTTAGATCTTCCTACCTGGCTCCTAAGCCCCGAATAGCTTCTTGGAGCTCTAAGGCTCAGCCAGGATAGCTGCCTGGCCCCAAGAAAATCTCACCACAGGAAGGAGCAACTTCCCTGCCTGGCTCGTGTACAAAACTCCCAGCCAAGCGAGAGCTGACCCCAAATAGCCAGGAAGGCACTTCCGCAACACTGGCTCCAGTAGCTCAGAGACTGGTACTTGGAAAGAACAAAATTAGAATCAAACAAAACCCTGAAGCCATGCTCCCTGCATGTGCCAGAACCTCTTGGGGCAGAACGACCAATGCGCACACTTGGGGCAAAGTGCTGTGCTCTTAGGTCTGTGATTCTGTCACCAGAGGGTAGAACTGGTGACAAGTGGGATGGAGCAGGTTGGAAGGACCTGTGGGAATAGATTCATACCTGGTTCAGATGCAGGAGGCTAAAAGCTGTCTTCTATGTGGCACAGTCACATTTCTTTTGAGCAGTCCACCTACCCTCTACCACCTAGGTTGCTGAATTCAGGGCAAAACTCCCTCAGAATCCAGGATCTCTAGGAGTTAGGTCCAGAAGTTGTGCATCCACACACAGCCATTGGGGGATTTCTCATTCCACTGGGGTTTGGGTAGGGGTGCAGGACGAGGAACTGCACTGTACCTTACAAGACTAAAGGTAAAACATAGACGTAGCCTTCACCTTAGGGAGAGGGGAGGACAAATACCAAAGGAAGAGTAGCCTGTCTCTTGGCCTTCTGCTCAGCTCTCATTCCTCTGAGGatggagggaaaaaggaagcCACAGCTGagtaagagaacaggctgagttGTGGGGGTATCAGGGTACTAGTCTCAGACTGGGGGTGAAGGCCTCAGGGCCCCTGATGCCGTAGgacaggagacacacacacacacacacacactctcacagagGGAGGATGGGTGAGAAGGCAGGACCAATGGCTCCAGGTTCCGGCTCTCAGGTGGGATGCAAGAAGCCAAGATACCCCAGGGGGCCCGGGAAAgaggtggcaaaaaaaaaaaggcaaatgcgTGTCCAGCTTTGCAGCCAGCTCATGGAGCTTTATTCAGATGTGATGACAAGATCCTGTTTGGTTCTTGTTGCCTTCAAATGGGCCAGGCCAAATTTCTCTAGACACCCAGTGCTGCTGACCCATGATGCCCTCCCCCTTTCTTCAGACTTCCAGGACTACAGTTAGGCCTGCTCAGAAGTCCCCTTTCAGAGCCCATCTTTATTCAGGCCTCATTCTGCCTATGCACTCACCATTCTTAACGTCAGGCCTGGGAAAAACCCACAAATGACCAAGCCTACCTAGGGACGTTTCCTGGGCTGGAATCCCCTCTTAGCTTCAAGGGCACACTGATGACTGGCAGAAAACAGAGATCCATTAGTCTGTCTGCTCtgtgcatacacaaacatacacactcttAGGCTTTCAGGAAGGAAGTGATGTGCAGAGTACCCTTTGGCACATGTCAACACTTCCATGAAGGGTGTACTTGCACAAGAAGCTGCAACATTCGCTGCTGCCAATGTAGCTTCCACAGCTTAATGatatatagattgcttttatactCTGCCTGGCAATGGCCCTGCTCAGGGGCAGGTTATCCATGCTGCTCATATTTCTAGCTGTTCCAAAACATGTCAGTGAATTTGGAGGCCACAGGGCTTCCCTAGTTAGAAAAGTCATTGATTTTGCCACCCCCAGCCTTTAGTTTCCAGACAAAAAGGCAACAGAGTCATACACAACACCCATCATGTCCAGAGATGAAGAGACCCTTTACCGCTCAGTGCTAATCTGGCACCCGTCTGAGCTCTTCTACACTGAGTGCAAACCAGGCTTGAGCCTtgcagagggaagggaggggaaggggaagggtagGCTGAAGCACCCAGCCTCCTGCAAACCCACCAGTGCTCTCAGCCAGAGGTGAGAAGACGCCTCTCAACCAATAATACCGCAGCTTTGCCCAACCCTGTTCAAGCAAGGTTAGGCCTAGGAATGGGGGACAATTCCTATGCTccacaataaaaaaatttaaatatattcatcaaaataattttcttttaaaaagcccCCACTGCTGACAGCCCCACTGGCTGGTTCTCCATCATTTCCCCACCAACCCAGACACAGCTGGGGTGGTCCTGAATGGCCCAAGTGCCTTTGAGTCTTTTCCACCCAAGTCTTTGTGGGCAGCACGGAGAGTGCCCTGAGGTCCATAGTGGGTGGTGGGTTCTCCAGGGATGTGATTTCTGATTACTCGAGGCCCAGGATGTAGCTGATGCCTTGTACCAGGCCAATGATGACAGGCTGCCAGGCTACCAAGTATCGAAGCCAGTCTAGCAGCTGTCCATACATGACATGAGGCCTTTCCCAGCTGTTAGCATGTTAAGGATCACACGCAATATACAGTAGCTGTTACTCTAACCAGCATGGTAAGAAGGCCTACCTTGGGTCTGCCCagagttttgttttaagatttatttattttttatttatatgagtacaccgcagctgtcttcagacacacactagaagagtgcatcggcattcccctacactggggcatagagccttcacaggaccaagggaaacttctctcactgatgtccgactaggccatcctatgctacatatgcagctggagccatgagtccctccatgtgtttctttggttggtagttcagtccctgggagttcatattgttgttcctcctatggggctgcaaaccccttcaactccttgggtcctttctctagctccttcactggggaccctgtgcacaGTCCCATGGatggctggggagcagggggagggaggagggggcaaggggAGGGGTTCTTTGGAgcggaaaccaggaaaggggataacatttgaaatgtaaataaagaaaatatccaataaagtaaaaaaaaaaaaaaaaagttgccttggtcatggtgtctgtgcacagcagtaaaactctgtGACTGATGGGTACTAGAACGGACCTCCTGAGGTGTGTGCAGTTTCTTACAACAATTACATTAATGCATGGCTGCATGCAGCCCAGCAAGAGAGTCACTGTATTCCAAGGGCTGGGAAAAGatactctgaagaaaaaaaaaaaagaagagtacatctgatcccattacagatggttgtgagccaccatgaggttgctgggaattgaactcaggaccatctggcagagcagtcagtgctcttaaccactgagccatctctccagcccctgccaagACTTTTAAGCTGTTCCATAGCCTAGTAAAAATCAAGCTACCCAGATTCTCTTCAGCTCTCTAGGTTGGAATGAAAAGCTGAACccagaaaatcaaaagaaggaGAGCAGAGGGGACTGGAGACAGAAATGAGAAGTGGAGGGGTAAAATAGATACACCACCTTCTCAGAAATGACAAACAGCCTAGCCTGAGTCTGACAGACATGACACTCTACAAACCCATGGCAGAAAAGGCTGGGAATAGGTTATAGttacctgcccctcccccactttttttgccttttccagacagggtttctttgtatagttaaGGCTAACTCACTCTGGGGACCAAcctggctcaaactcagagatcaacctgcctctgcctcccaaatcctgggattaaaggtgcgcaacccccaccccagctaaCTAGTAGTCTCCTAGTAAGTACTTTCCACTGAGCTAACTATATTCCTGGGCCCCAGAAGGTTCTTGCATTGTACAAAATTTAAGGTTTTCTCCATCAAGAAAAAGACTGAGTCTATTGACATGTGTACAAATTTCCTTCTAGATAAAAGCTTTCTTTCATCTTGGCAGGAAGCTTGTTAAGAAGTAAACTATTCTAGAGCTAAAACATCCCACCCagcagggaagctccttaagccCAGAAAGTAAACAATTcaaaagcttcaggaagtccctgaaatcaaccaaatacacTAGGCCACTCTTTCCTCAAAAGTCTATAGGCAGTGAAAATTGCTGATGAGTTTCCTAGCAGACTCTGAGTTAAgttgagctgcctggaagacttTAAGACCAGCCGAACTGACCAGAGGAGCTCAGGCCAAGTGAATTGCAGGGAGTTTTAGGCTTGTGACTTTCAGCAGCCATCATCTATAGTAGCTTTTGATGGTGcagctttgagtcatttctgccccTACAAATAACCCCTCACTGATAAGAAACACCAATACAACTCACTGGTTCACTAAGTTGGACTTGGGTGTTTTGTCATTAGTTCCTTATCTGGAGTGAGTAAATGTTTCTTAATATCTACCCAGGAATAATGTCACAGAACAGGACAGTCAGAGAGAAAAGGAGCCAACAGGTTATTCATAAGGAGTCCACCCGGACAGAGACTTGAAGTAGGCCCTACTAAGGCCAAAATGTCTTTTGTGgcgtttcctttccttttacttGTAaatgagggaaaggaaggggtcTGAAGAGAGAGAATGCCTGCAGAGCTTGCTGGGAGCAAAATCTGTGGAGAAGCTGTTGAAATGGGTGGAGCACTGCTCTAAAGGCATCAAAAATATCAGCCTGGCCTGGGTCTCTAAGAGCTAAGGGCAGCCATAAACCCCAGCAAGGCCAGATGACCATAAGTGTTCAGGGAGCAGCCCTAGAAGGACCATGTAGAAAACCTGAAATGGGAAAGGCCAGAGTCTCTTGTTCAGAGACTGTGGCAGTGTACTCCTATGTTCCCTTATCTGAATCCAGTCCTGCTGGTTCCACAGAACACAAGGGCAGCTGGGACAGGAGCTGAAACAGAGCTGGATCCTTGCAAGTGAAAGTGAGGCCAGAGAAATGGCTGGGTAGGAGGACAGTGCGAAGTAAAACAGGCCCTTCACTAGAAGTGAACGGAGAAAGGTGTCTGCCAGCTCCCTGCCCCTCAGGCCCTGCCTGCACAGGTGAAGGTGGCCTGCAGTTGCACAGCATGGGTAAGGCGTCACTCACTGGTGAAATAACAGTGGACatggctcagtctctgaaagTTGCTAGCGAATCAAGTGAGCTGACACAGGTGAAGAACTTGATAGAGAGGGAGCAAACACATGACAAGTGGCAGTGG
This Mus musculus strain C57BL/6J chromosome 7, GRCm38.p6 C57BL/6J DNA region includes the following protein-coding sequences:
- the Il18bp gene encoding interleukin-18-binding protein isoform X1 → MTMRHCWTAGPSSWWVLLLYVHVILARATSAPQTTATVLTGSSKDPCSSWSPAVPTKQYPALDVIWPEKEVPLNGTLTLSCTACSRFPYFSILYWLGNGSFIEHLPGRLKEGHTSREHRNTSTWLHRALVLEELSPTLRSTNFSCLFVDPGQVAQYHIILAQLWVRNLKEGIQGWEERYYLGKEGLAFPVQPVS
- the Il18bp gene encoding interleukin-18-binding protein precursor → MTMRHCWTAGPSSWWVLLLYVHVILARATSAPQTTATVLTGSSKDPCSSWSPAVPTKQYPALDVIWPEKEVPLNGTLTLSCTACSRFPYFSILYWLGNGSFIEHLPGRLKEGHTSREHRNTSTWLHRALVLEELSPTLRSTNFSCLFVDPGQVAQYHIILAQLWDGLKTAPSPSQETLSSHSPVSRSAGPGVA